A section of the Clostridium felsineum DSM 794 genome encodes:
- a CDS encoding GTP pyrophosphokinase, protein MQQLKYGIKCETSSLEKEFYKESYVLLEGAIIETISILDIIRKYKVNDECEDPIEHCKARIKSAKSMKEKLKRKNLPVNIESALKETHDAAGIRVICRFLDDIYWIVDMLKKQKDIVIVNEKDYIRNPKQSGYRSYHMILQVPIHLENRIEMVYCELQIRTIAMDCWASLEHQLKYKKNIDNEKMIVSELKRCSDEIASTDLNLQTIRDMITQI, encoded by the coding sequence TTGCAGCAACTTAAGTATGGTATTAAATGTGAAACATCATCTCTTGAAAAAGAGTTCTATAAAGAATCCTATGTATTATTGGAAGGAGCTATTATTGAAACAATTTCAATATTGGACATTATTCGAAAATATAAAGTTAACGATGAATGTGAAGATCCAATAGAGCACTGCAAGGCAAGGATCAAATCAGCTAAGAGTATGAAAGAAAAATTAAAGCGTAAAAATTTGCCCGTTAATATTGAAAGTGCTTTAAAAGAAACACATGATGCAGCTGGAATACGTGTTATATGTAGGTTCTTAGATGATATTTATTGGATTGTAGATATGCTAAAAAAGCAGAAGGACATTGTAATTGTAAATGAAAAGGACTATATTCGTAATCCAAAACAGAGTGGATATCGCAGTTACCATATGATATTACAAGTGCCAATACATTTAGAAAATCGAATTGAAATGGTATATTGTGAACTGCAAATTCGTACTATTGCAATGGATTGTTGGGCAAGCTTAGAACATCAGTTAAAATATAAAAAGAATATTGATAATGAAAAGATGATTGTTTCAGAATTAAAGAGATGTTCAGATGAAATCGCTTCAACGGATTTAAATTTACAGACTATTCGTGATATGATAACACAAATATAA
- a CDS encoding methyl-accepting chemotaxis protein, translating to MSIRKKLTMLLIISSTLPLIFFLVLNFYFSKNAATENALNKNYKTSQIIKEKINGIIENSMGGLKVLARDPAVRSLDVNKIKPVLAEDVKLYPYINSMVVTNSSGQQIVRSDDNSSLSNVADRSFYKKAIKGNEDVVSEILISKGNGKLIAVLANPIRTSEKGDIVGVIQGTMELSIMKDFVKELSSKDVTVYILDSTGKMIADPTKDFKSLDERTDMSKYDFVKSGLSGNNGSVEVTKDGTTKLISYVKDKKTGWLICSEISKNVAIKSSINSSILTAVIGIVILAITCILVFFILGKGTKPITVLADAANDISEGNLSIKSIDISSKDELGILSKSFEKMVSNLRDMVINIKDYSQRVSDSSNEMVSVSEQQSIAATNTANNTNEVSQGIENVHLSIDNINSNVANLDRTMDDMLEKSKIVSNAIKHASSSSELGSTSLTSVTSSMNNIYKSVNSTAVVIKKLDEYSKSIGEITNVIKSISEQTNLLALNAAIEAARAGEQGKGFAVVADEVRKLAEQSGEAAEQVSKIVIGIQDETNIAVEVMDKSMQDVSEGVSVIDKTNEYFSQIFNSIDQIKTSMEAVNSSINFINKEEKDINSSLKNMIKLSGKVTGEIENISAATEEQVASIEEMTASAQELGNMAVDLNSLTKKFKTE from the coding sequence ATGAGTATAAGAAAAAAGCTTACAATGCTTTTGATAATATCTAGTACATTACCATTAATATTTTTTCTAGTATTGAATTTTTATTTCTCAAAAAATGCTGCAACTGAAAATGCATTAAATAAGAACTATAAGACTTCTCAAATTATAAAAGAAAAAATCAATGGTATTATTGAAAATTCTATGGGAGGGCTAAAAGTTTTAGCAAGAGATCCTGCAGTTAGATCTTTAGATGTAAATAAAATCAAGCCTGTACTAGCAGAAGATGTTAAACTCTATCCATACATAAATAGTATGGTGGTTACAAATAGTTCAGGACAGCAGATAGTTAGATCTGATGATAATAGTTCTCTATCTAATGTAGCAGATCGTAGCTTTTATAAAAAAGCTATTAAGGGTAACGAGGATGTAGTATCTGAAATACTTATATCTAAGGGTAATGGAAAGCTTATTGCGGTATTAGCTAATCCAATAAGAACTTCAGAAAAAGGAGATATAGTTGGTGTAATTCAAGGTACCATGGAACTGTCAATTATGAAGGATTTTGTAAAAGAATTATCATCTAAGGATGTAACTGTTTATATATTAGATTCTACAGGAAAGATGATTGCTGATCCAACAAAGGATTTTAAGTCTTTAGATGAGAGAACGGATATGAGTAAGTATGATTTTGTAAAAAGCGGTCTCTCAGGTAATAATGGTTCTGTAGAGGTAACAAAGGATGGAACTACTAAGCTTATAAGTTATGTAAAGGATAAAAAAACAGGTTGGCTTATATGTTCCGAAATTTCTAAGAATGTTGCAATAAAAAGTAGTATAAATAGCTCTATACTGACAGCTGTTATTGGAATTGTTATATTGGCTATAACTTGTATATTAGTATTCTTCATATTAGGAAAGGGTACTAAACCAATAACTGTATTAGCAGATGCGGCAAATGATATATCAGAAGGTAATTTAAGTATAAAATCTATAGATATTTCTAGTAAGGATGAACTCGGTATTCTTTCTAAATCTTTTGAAAAAATGGTATCCAATTTAAGAGATATGGTTATTAATATAAAAGATTACTCTCAGCGGGTATCAGATTCTTCAAATGAAATGGTTAGTGTTTCTGAACAGCAATCTATTGCAGCAACGAATACAGCTAATAATACCAATGAGGTATCTCAAGGCATAGAGAATGTACATTTAAGTATAGACAACATTAATTCTAATGTAGCTAACTTAGATAGAACCATGGATGATATGCTTGAAAAATCAAAAATTGTATCAAATGCCATTAAGCATGCATCTAGTTCATCAGAGCTTGGAAGTACTTCGCTTACTAGTGTAACCTCTAGCATGAATAATATATATAAGTCAGTTAACTCAACTGCTGTCGTAATTAAAAAGCTAGATGAGTATTCAAAGTCTATAGGTGAAATAACAAATGTTATTAAAAGTATTTCTGAGCAGACAAATTTATTAGCATTAAATGCGGCAATAGAGGCTGCTAGAGCCGGAGAGCAAGGTAAGGGATTTGCAGTTGTAGCTGATGAGGTTAGAAAATTGGCTGAACAGTCTGGAGAAGCGGCTGAACAGGTAAGTAAAATAGTAATTGGAATACAAGATGAAACAAATATTGCTGTTGAGGTTATGGATAAGAGTATGCAGGATGTTTCAGAGGGTGTTTCTGTAATTGATAAAACCAACGAATATTTCTCACAAATATTTAATTCAATTGATCAAATAAAAACTTCAATGGAAGCGGTAAATTCATCTATTAACTTTATAAATAAAGAAGAAAAGGATATAAACTCAAGCCTTAAAAATATGATTAAACTTTCAGGAAAAGTAACTGGAGAAATTGAAAATATATCGGCTGCAACAGAAGAACAAGTAGCCTCCATAGAGGAAATGACGGCATCTGCACAAGAATTAGGTAATATGGCGGTAGATCTCAATTCATTAACAAAAAAATTTAAAACTGAGTAA
- a CDS encoding IS1182 family transposase codes for MNVTKLYTKNYNQFNDNLQLILPLNLENLIPEDDSVRLLSYLLEGLNYKKLYKAYSSVGRKSAVEPKIMFKIISYAYSQNIYSSRKIEKACKRDINFKWLLQGFKAPDHATISRFRKKYLSNEVIEDLFYQQVNYLAKEKELLFENVFIDGTKIEANANRYTFVWKKAIYKNEGKMFDKIIALVKTINLERLMKFTIERETLIDDINKILQWLLFEKEKRNIEFVHGIGKRKTAIQKWIEQLSQYKERQEKYNLSKKIFSKRNSYSKTDTDATFMHMKDDHMRNGQLKPAYNVQIAVDSEYVTGVGVFDDRNDIATLIPMITNMQEKIGHKYTNVIADSGYESEENYLFLESNNQIPYIKPQTYEKWKKRSFKNDISKRENMKYDVKTDTYICHNNRKLFPSYIIHKKSASGYTSEVTVYECENCDNCTLKSKCTKAKNNRKMQVSKTFIKKRQISYNNIKTELGTKLRMNRSIQVEGAFGILKSDYEFKRFLTRGKNSVKTEFILLCFGYNINKLHLKIQNERTQKYLHELKTIS; via the coding sequence ATGAACGTAACTAAATTATACACAAAAAATTATAATCAATTTAATGATAATTTGCAACTTATATTACCATTAAATTTAGAAAACTTAATACCAGAAGATGATTCGGTTCGTTTGCTAAGCTATTTGTTGGAGGGATTAAATTATAAAAAATTGTACAAGGCGTATTCTTCCGTAGGAAGAAAATCAGCAGTTGAACCCAAAATCATGTTCAAAATAATATCTTATGCTTATTCTCAAAATATTTATTCAAGTAGAAAGATAGAAAAAGCATGCAAAAGAGATATAAATTTCAAATGGCTACTTCAAGGCTTTAAAGCACCTGATCACGCTACTATAAGTAGATTTCGAAAAAAATATCTTTCAAATGAAGTGATTGAAGATTTATTTTATCAACAAGTTAACTATTTAGCTAAAGAAAAAGAATTATTATTTGAAAATGTATTTATCGATGGTACTAAAATTGAGGCAAATGCCAACCGATATACTTTTGTTTGGAAGAAAGCTATTTATAAAAATGAAGGTAAGATGTTTGATAAAATTATTGCTCTTGTTAAAACCATTAATCTTGAAAGATTAATGAAATTCACTATTGAGAGAGAAACTTTGATTGATGATATAAACAAAATTCTTCAATGGCTTTTATTTGAAAAAGAAAAAAGAAATATAGAGTTTGTTCATGGAATCGGTAAAAGAAAAACTGCAATTCAAAAGTGGATAGAACAACTATCACAATATAAAGAAAGACAAGAAAAATATAATTTAAGTAAGAAAATATTTTCAAAAAGAAATAGCTATTCTAAAACTGATACTGATGCAACTTTCATGCATATGAAAGATGATCATATGAGAAATGGTCAATTAAAACCTGCCTATAATGTACAAATAGCAGTTGATAGTGAATATGTAACTGGTGTTGGAGTATTTGATGATAGAAATGATATAGCAACATTAATACCAATGATTACTAATATGCAAGAAAAAATTGGTCATAAATATACTAATGTGATTGCAGATTCTGGTTACGAAAGTGAAGAAAACTATTTGTTTTTAGAGTCTAATAATCAAATACCATATATAAAACCTCAAACTTATGAGAAATGGAAAAAAAGAAGTTTTAAAAACGACATCAGTAAGCGTGAAAATATGAAATATGATGTTAAAACAGATACATATATTTGTCATAATAATAGAAAATTATTCCCATCATATATTATTCATAAAAAATCTGCAAGTGGGTATACGTCTGAGGTTACTGTTTATGAATGTGAAAATTGCGATAACTGCACTTTGAAATCAAAGTGCACAAAAGCAAAGAATAACCGAAAAATGCAGGTTTCAAAGACTTTTATTAAAAAGCGTCAAATTTCATACAACAATATCAAAACTGAATTGGGAACTAAATTGAGAATGAACAGATCTATTCAAGTTGAAGGTGCGTTTGGAATTTTAAAAAGCGACTATGAATTCAAAAGATTTTTAACACGTGGAAAAAATAGTGTAAAAACTGAATTTATTTTGCTTTGTTTTGGATATAACATTAACAAATTACATTTAAAAATCCAAAATGAAAGAACTCAAAAGTATCTTCACGAATTAAAAACTATTTCCTAA
- a CDS encoding sensor histidine kinase, producing the protein MMKKLQRRFIMITMGSLALVVFILLGSINAVSFYQMDHKVNEEIKILSENQGAFPNYKRDDMQKFGFEMNPETQFQTRYFVVKVDKNNNIKEIDAEHVAAVTSGEVIKYANKILSGSKKSGYKDVYKYSVVNEPYGYMLVFVDCRMQIQQATLFLIISCIVALVTLICVFILVSVFSKKAINPIIESMEKQKQFITDAGHEIKTPLAIISANADVLELTSGKNEWITSIRNQSNRLDRLVKNLLMLSKMNENLDLVFSDFDLSKVAVEITKSFQVIAEKQNKKLLMDVQSSVMFKGEENGIRQLISTLVDNAIKYSNDNGTIKISLRSIKKSIKIEVYNTVDSIDKENLNKLFDRFYRSDSSRSRETGGYGIGLSIAKSIVERHRGKIFAKSEDGKSICFTVLI; encoded by the coding sequence ATGATGAAAAAATTACAGAGAAGATTTATTATGATTACAATGGGATCACTAGCTTTGGTTGTGTTTATTCTCCTTGGTTCAATTAATGCAGTTAGTTTTTATCAGATGGACCATAAGGTAAATGAAGAGATTAAGATTCTCTCAGAAAACCAAGGGGCATTTCCAAATTATAAAAGAGATGATATGCAAAAGTTTGGTTTTGAAATGAATCCTGAAACACAATTTCAAACAAGATATTTTGTGGTGAAAGTAGATAAAAACAATAATATTAAAGAAATTGATGCGGAACATGTGGCTGCCGTTACTTCGGGAGAGGTGATTAAATATGCTAATAAAATATTAAGTGGCAGCAAAAAAAGTGGTTATAAAGATGTATATAAATATTCTGTTGTAAATGAACCTTATGGCTATATGCTTGTATTTGTAGATTGTAGAATGCAAATACAACAAGCTACATTATTTTTAATAATTTCTTGTATTGTTGCTTTAGTAACTTTAATTTGTGTATTTATTCTTGTATCTGTTTTTTCTAAAAAGGCAATTAATCCCATTATTGAAAGTATGGAAAAACAAAAGCAATTTATTACAGATGCAGGACATGAAATTAAGACTCCTCTTGCAATAATTTCAGCTAATGCCGATGTGCTTGAACTTACTTCTGGCAAAAATGAATGGATTACAAGTATTAGAAATCAGTCTAATCGATTGGATAGGCTTGTGAAAAATCTTTTGATGCTTTCTAAAATGAATGAAAATTTAGATTTAGTATTTTCTGATTTTGATTTAAGCAAAGTAGCAGTTGAAATAACCAAGTCTTTTCAAGTTATTGCAGAAAAGCAGAATAAAAAGCTTTTAATGGATGTTCAATCTAGTGTTATGTTTAAGGGAGAGGAAAACGGTATACGTCAGCTTATTTCTACTCTTGTTGACAATGCTATTAAATATTCTAATGATAATGGAACTATAAAAATTTCATTAAGGAGTATAAAGAAAAGCATAAAGATAGAAGTATATAATACAGTAGATAGTATAGATAAAGAAAATTTAAATAAGCTATTTGATAGGTTTTATAGGTCAGACTCTTCAAGATCAAGGGAGACGGGAGGATATGGAATTGGACTTTCAATTGCAAAGTCTATTGTAGAGAGGCATCGAGGAAAGATTTTTGCAAAAAGTGAAGATGGCAAATCCATTTGCTTTACTGTTTTAATTTAG
- a CDS encoding AAA domain-containing protein, translated as MRIKEYLEYAIHKKKPLEIESVKGNKFAISVLQYDTQKVSYKFLNSGKEGKIRLQNIKNCKFKDKEIEKEFCYYKISEKYNQKDIKSTIENFKLYYFEILKLLQQREKEGTFDYKYWDFKTTIYQLIFENLHTQSDNLLFFYFTGKNSDDRKLNKSNKSKNPILLLQQSNISQKKSIESALNNRISIIEGPPGTGKTTTILSIIANMVYENKKVVIVSKNNSAINNVVEELEKMPIPDFFIRLGNKEVMDELSGILEEKILTYQQQLKDIIIETIEAEKEKMNTLCDQLAHLEKQLNDLILHKNQLSEFKNQYRHLIKRREAYGFFTYEQLVTKINGKNSSSQNIKKDLDKLARLLVKMAEGKKIGFIKKILTYFKWRMPLTNLESHGVVLQSLLEEKFLKIEIEDLEKKLENENLRQLQDKISKIYKDEYIELSKKLLLENLKEKYDSKVYENIYSKIKNSDDDTCAKKCKDDLISIYPVVLTTVDGVLANFYSFFKDATKIDCIIIDEASQCDILSALPILYLAKKIVIVGDNKQLPAITNISSSDISNKVEEEYDYTKESFLSTISKTTKPVSNLLLEHYRCNYTIINYCNRYFYDNKLIIYKNASDDAMILIDDNKGKYVESQNNSFFNLREIVTIDNAIGSDVEGKFIITPFHEQAIKLKGKYNEKQCGTIHTFQGKGEDEVYFCTVLNNIDMAINHLKGEKNLFSKELINVAVSRAKTKFVLVTDVDFFKQNNVNTRNLIEYIEAYGKTIPDKTVCLFDYLYQQMRTYTVVENCDNIFEKTVKEYIDSYTQQHHEYHLVMKLPLASVVTDKKFLEKNPLIKQFIINNAHLDFTIYDNRIGKPILVIELDGKSHKKSQQMDRDKKKDFALEHMRIKLWRLKSKEAVTKEQFDMHLNDLLTNNFMLKK; from the coding sequence ATGAGAATAAAAGAGTATTTAGAATATGCGATACATAAAAAGAAGCCCTTGGAGATAGAGAGTGTAAAAGGAAATAAATTTGCTATTAGTGTATTACAATATGACACCCAAAAGGTTTCGTATAAGTTTTTAAATAGTGGTAAAGAGGGTAAAATAAGACTTCAAAATATCAAAAACTGTAAGTTCAAAGACAAAGAAATTGAAAAAGAATTTTGTTATTATAAAATAAGTGAAAAATATAATCAGAAGGATATAAAATCTACTATTGAAAACTTTAAACTATACTATTTTGAAATATTAAAATTACTGCAACAAAGGGAAAAGGAAGGAACATTTGATTATAAATACTGGGATTTCAAAACAACTATTTATCAATTGATTTTTGAAAATTTGCATACTCAAAGTGATAATCTTCTATTTTTCTATTTTACAGGAAAAAATAGTGATGATAGAAAGTTAAATAAGAGTAATAAATCCAAAAACCCTATTTTATTACTTCAGCAATCTAATATATCACAGAAGAAATCAATAGAATCAGCTTTAAATAACAGGATTTCTATCATTGAGGGACCACCAGGTACAGGAAAAACTACTACAATTCTTAGTATTATTGCCAACATGGTATATGAAAATAAAAAAGTAGTAATAGTGTCAAAAAACAATTCTGCTATTAATAATGTTGTAGAAGAACTAGAAAAAATGCCCATTCCAGATTTTTTTATTCGTTTAGGAAATAAAGAAGTTATGGATGAACTAAGTGGTATATTAGAAGAAAAAATATTAACATATCAGCAGCAATTGAAAGATATAATAATTGAAACAATAGAAGCTGAAAAGGAAAAAATGAATACATTATGTGATCAATTAGCACATTTAGAGAAACAGCTAAATGATTTGATTTTACATAAAAACCAACTAAGTGAATTTAAAAATCAATATAGACATTTAATAAAACGTAGAGAAGCATATGGATTTTTTACATATGAGCAGCTAGTAACAAAAATCAATGGTAAAAATAGTAGTTCCCAAAATATAAAGAAAGATCTAGATAAATTAGCTAGATTATTAGTGAAGATGGCAGAGGGGAAAAAGATAGGCTTTATTAAGAAGATTTTAACGTATTTTAAGTGGAGAATGCCATTAACTAATTTGGAAAGTCATGGGGTTGTGCTTCAAAGCCTTTTGGAAGAAAAGTTTTTAAAAATTGAAATTGAAGATTTAGAGAAGAAGTTAGAAAATGAAAATTTAAGGCAATTGCAAGATAAAATCAGTAAAATATATAAAGATGAGTATATAGAATTATCCAAGAAGTTGTTATTAGAAAATTTGAAGGAGAAATATGATAGTAAAGTCTATGAGAATATTTATTCTAAAATAAAAAACAGCGATGATGATACATGTGCGAAGAAGTGTAAGGATGATTTAATAAGCATATATCCTGTTGTTTTGACTACAGTGGATGGTGTGCTAGCTAATTTTTATTCTTTTTTTAAAGATGCTACAAAAATTGATTGTATTATTATTGATGAAGCTTCACAATGTGATATTTTATCAGCTTTACCTATTCTATATTTAGCTAAGAAGATAGTAATAGTTGGGGATAATAAGCAATTACCAGCAATTACCAATATATCCTCAAGTGATATTAGTAACAAAGTGGAAGAGGAATATGATTATACAAAAGAAAGCTTCTTAAGTACTATTTCAAAAACCACTAAGCCAGTATCTAATTTGTTATTAGAACATTATAGATGCAATTATACTATTATAAATTATTGTAACCGTTATTTCTATGATAATAAGCTTATAATATATAAAAATGCAAGTGATGATGCAATGATTTTGATAGATGATAATAAGGGTAAATATGTTGAATCACAGAATAATTCATTTTTTAATTTAAGAGAAATTGTAACTATTGATAACGCAATAGGTTCAGATGTTGAAGGAAAATTTATTATCACACCATTTCATGAACAGGCTATTAAATTGAAAGGAAAATACAATGAGAAACAATGTGGTACAATCCATACTTTTCAAGGAAAGGGAGAGGATGAAGTTTATTTCTGTACCGTTCTGAACAATATAGATATGGCTATAAATCATTTGAAGGGAGAAAAAAATTTGTTTTCAAAGGAATTGATAAATGTAGCTGTTTCAAGAGCTAAAACGAAATTTGTTTTGGTAACAGATGTTGATTTTTTCAAGCAAAACAATGTAAACACGAGAAACTTAATTGAGTACATAGAAGCCTATGGTAAAACAATACCAGATAAGACGGTGTGTCTTTTTGATTATTTATATCAGCAGATGAGGACTTATACAGTGGTAGAAAATTGTGATAATATTTTTGAGAAAACAGTTAAAGAATACATTGATAGCTATACTCAACAACATCACGAATATCATTTAGTTATGAAGCTTCCATTAGCTAGTGTGGTAACAGATAAGAAGTTTTTAGAGAAAAACCCTTTAATCAAACAGTTTATTATAAATAATGCTCATTTAGATTTTACAATCTATGATAATCGTATTGGTAAACCTATTTTGGTAATTGAACTTGATGGAAAGTCCCATAAAAAATCTCAACAGATGGACAGAGATAAGAAAAAGGATTTTGCTCTTGAGCATATGAGAATTAAGTTATGGAGATTAAAATCCAAGGAAGCGGTGACAAAAGAACAATTTGATATGCATTTAAATGATCTATTAACAAATAATTTTATGTTAAAAAAATAA
- a CDS encoding iron-containing alcohol dehydrogenase — translation MLGNFSYCNPTKLYFGEDAISNLSSELKNYGENILLVYGGGSIKKNGIYDQVITILKDCSKKVTELSGVMSNPTLDKLYEGVKLARENNIDFILAVGGGSVVDYSKALSAAIHCNEDPWEKFYLRMEEPDNKVVPVGTILTMVGTGSEMNGGAVITNTKDKLKIGKVFGENVFPKFSIMNPKVTYTLPKYQMVAGFFDIMSHILEQYFSNTDDNTSDYVMEGLLKSLIHSSLIAVKNPEDYEARSNIMWISTWALNTFVAKGKSTDWMVHMIGQQVGAYTNATHGMTLAAVSIPYYRFIMKDGLNKFKRYAINVWNVNPEGKTDEEVAKEGLDAMEEYMNKLGLVMKISELGVTEDMISDIAKSSFILPGGYRVLTTKEIETILTECM, via the coding sequence ATGTTAGGGAATTTTAGTTATTGTAATCCAACAAAATTATATTTTGGAGAGGATGCTATCAGTAATCTTTCTAGTGAATTAAAAAATTATGGAGAAAATATTCTTCTCGTATATGGAGGAGGTTCCATTAAGAAAAATGGAATATATGATCAGGTAATTACAATTTTAAAGGATTGTTCGAAAAAAGTTACAGAGCTTTCAGGTGTTATGTCAAACCCTACATTAGATAAGCTATACGAGGGAGTTAAATTAGCTCGTGAAAACAACATTGATTTTATACTAGCAGTTGGGGGAGGTTCAGTTGTTGACTATTCAAAGGCATTATCAGCAGCTATTCACTGCAATGAAGATCCATGGGAGAAATTTTATCTCAGAATGGAAGAGCCAGATAATAAGGTAGTTCCTGTAGGAACAATTCTTACAATGGTAGGAACAGGAAGTGAAATGAATGGTGGAGCGGTTATTACAAATACAAAAGATAAATTGAAGATTGGTAAAGTATTTGGCGAAAATGTATTCCCTAAGTTTTCTATAATGAATCCAAAGGTCACTTATACACTTCCCAAATATCAAATGGTAGCAGGTTTTTTTGATATAATGTCACATATTTTAGAACAATATTTTTCAAACACAGATGATAATACTTCTGACTATGTAATGGAAGGTCTTTTGAAATCTTTAATCCATAGTTCATTAATTGCTGTAAAAAATCCAGAAGACTATGAGGCAAGAAGTAATATTATGTGGATTTCTACATGGGCACTTAATACCTTTGTAGCCAAGGGAAAGTCAACAGACTGGATGGTGCATATGATTGGACAGCAAGTAGGCGCTTATACAAATGCAACTCATGGCATGACTTTAGCAGCAGTATCTATACCATATTATAGATTTATAATGAAGGATGGTCTTAATAAATTCAAAAGATATGCTATCAATGTATGGAACGTGAATCCAGAGGGTAAAACAGATGAAGAGGTTGCAAAAGAAGGTCTTGATGCAATGGAAGAATATATGAATAAATTAGGACTTGTTATGAAAATTAGTGAGCTTGGTGTAACAGAGGATATGATTTCAGATATAGCTAAATCAAGCTTTATTCTTCCAGGAGGATATCGAGTTTTAACTACAAAGGAAATTGAGACAATATTAACAGAGTGTATGTAA
- a CDS encoding response regulator transcription factor, protein MKILLAEDEKELSNALVAILKFNKYSVDAVYDGAEALEHAFSESYDALVLDIMMPKMSGIEVLEQLREKGICTPVLMLTAKAEIEDRILGLDKGADDYLGKPFAMGELLARLRAMTRRKSEFTPNLIKVGNISLNKENYEISNEKSSLILGNKEFQMLQMLMNNTKRSISVKQFMERVWEKDSEAEINVVWVYISYLRKKLEALEANIKIKEVDSGYILEI, encoded by the coding sequence ATGAAGATATTACTGGCTGAAGATGAAAAAGAATTATCAAATGCATTGGTTGCTATTTTAAAGTTTAATAAATATTCAGTGGATGCTGTATATGATGGCGCAGAGGCACTTGAACATGCATTTTCTGAAAGTTATGATGCACTTGTTTTAGATATTATGATGCCTAAAATGAGTGGTATTGAGGTATTAGAACAATTAAGAGAAAAGGGAATTTGTACACCGGTTTTGATGCTTACTGCAAAAGCGGAAATTGAAGATAGAATTTTAGGACTAGACAAAGGAGCGGATGACTATTTAGGTAAACCTTTTGCTATGGGAGAGCTTCTTGCTAGGCTTCGTGCTATGACAAGACGAAAATCTGAGTTTACACCGAACCTAATTAAGGTGGGAAATATAAGCCTTAATAAGGAGAATTATGAAATATCAAATGAAAAATCTTCACTTATACTAGGAAATAAAGAATTTCAAATGCTTCAGATGTTAATGAATAATACCAAACGTTCAATTTCAGTAAAGCAGTTTATGGAGAGGGTTTGGGAGAAGGACTCAGAAGCTGAAATAAATGTGGTGTGGGTGTACATATCGTATTTACGTAAGAAACTGGAAGCTTTAGAAGCTAATATTAAAATTAAAGAGGTTGATAGTGGATACATACTTGAAATATAA